ATTTTCAACAAGAGGGTGCTTCTCGCCAAGTCTTTAATTATCCACCACTTCTGACCAGTTACAATTCTGGGTGGAGCAATATTTACTTCGAGCATCATTATCAGCCTAGTTATGATACTCCAGAGCATCGCTTGACGATGCACGCTATTAGTACCACCCTCTGTTCTACCCCTTCGGAACGATGGTTAGATGGATACAGACAAACTGAGTACCAAACCGTAGGCACAATAGCTATTATTCCTGCTGGGACTCTCCATCGTTGTCTGTGGGAAGAAAATGTTCAGTTTATGTTTGTGGCAATTGAACCTAAACTTCTATTTAGTTTGGGTGCAGAAGTAGATGCGCCTGAAGACATAGAGTTAATTCCGCAGTTTGCAACTAAAAGAGATCCGCTCATCCAAGGTATTTTGTTATCTCTTCAAGAAGAATTAAACTCGAATATTCAGGCAAATAATTTGTATGTTGAGCAGTTAACAACAACATTAGTTATTCATTTGTTAAAGAAATACTGTGTTAGGCAACCTGTAATTATAGCTAATGGTGATGGATTGTCTAAGCAAAAGCTGCGAAAAACATTAGAGTATATTCATGCCCATCTCAATCAAGATATTAAATTGGCTGATTTAGCTGGATCTGTAGGAATGAGCCAATATTATTTTGTTCGTCTATTTAAGCAATCAATGGGTATTGCTCCTTATCAATATGTAATTCAACAACGGGTGGAAAAGGCAAAGCAGTTGTTAAAGCAAGGAAAAGTGACAATCACTGACATAGCTTTGCAGTGTGGTTTTGCTAACCAAAGTCACTTCACCAAACACTTTCGCCAAATTACAGGGGTGACACCCAAGGTATATCAACAGCTTTAGGTAGTTAATTGTCATTTGTCATTTGTTAGTGGTTAGTGGTTAGTAGAGACGCGATGTTCCTCGCGTCTGTACATTAGTGGTTAGTTGTTAGTTGTTAGTTGTTACTCACACTCCCCATTCTCCTTGTCCTTCTTGTCTTCCTTGTCCCCCTAGTCACTAGTCCCCAATCCCTAATCCCCGATCCCCGATCCCCTGTCTACTTACAATCCCTGACCACTGGACTTTCTTCTGTTTGTCTCGGCGGTAGGAAAAGAAATGCTCTGGGGTTTGATAGGTACAATAAGGAGCGATCGCAATCTGTTCGGGACTAATACCTAATTTTTCCATCTGTAAAAAATTTATCCGTCTGACATCCAAGCGGACTTTACCAGGGTTAGGGTCTGGAAATAACGGTGAATTCGGTAATTCGTATAACGCCTCAACGATTGTGTTTTCGTCTGGATGTGGTATAATAGTTATCCCGAGTTGTGCTGCAACTTGAGTGGATACTTGGTAGACTTCCCCAGCGATCGCTGGTCCCATAGCAATCCGCAAATCTTCGATTTTACTGCCTTGGGCTTGCAGGCGGGCAATAGCTTGCGGTACTATCTTCGCTGCCGTACCGCGCCATCCGGCGTGTACTGCTGCCACCTGAAGAGTATTTTCATCGGCAATCAGTACGGGTGTACAATCAGCAGAAGCGACCCAGAGGGCTTGTAGTGGCTGTTCGCTGACTAAACCATCTGCTGATGCGAGGACACAATTATCTTCTTGATCTACCCGATCATCAGTTGAGAGTAACTGAGTCGCTATTTCTGAGGGTGTGAGAACAGTGTTGCCATGCACCTGTTTTAAGCGATATCCTGAAGCATCTGGATGCAGTACCATCGTTAATTCTTCTGGAGAACGAGGCCAAAAATGTTGGGTAAAAAAGCCATGTGGCCAAGCTTTCAGAAGACTACAAGTCAGGTAAGACATCTCTTCCCAAGTCTGCCAATGCCAAGTGTGCATCTTCAACCAAGCCTAAAAACAACATCAAAATTAGTCAATTAATGCTAACTCGACCAAGCAAATTTGGGGAAACTCTGTGGGATTGGATCAGCAACGGTTGGAAGTAGCCTTAAAAGGCGAACGTCAGTATATTTATTTACCTTTTCATCTGCATATATTTGAATCTGTTGCTTCAACTAATCAGATCCTATGGGAACTGCTAAAGCAAGGAGCCGAACAAGGATCTGTAGTAATTGCAACTCAGCAAACAGCAGGACGGGGACAATGGGGACGAAATTGGATTTCTCCCACAGGAGGATTATATCTTTCAGTTTTGATTACTCCTAACATTGCGGCTAGCCACAGCTACCAGCTAACTTTAGCAACCGCTTGGGGAATTGCCAATCAATTGCGAAAAAGTGGTGTTGATGTTGGGATCAAGTGGCCTAATGACTTAGTGATCAATAGGCGTAAGTTGGGCGGTATTTTGACTGAAACAAAAGTCCATCAAGGCAGAATTACCCAAGCAGTAATTGGGGTTGGTATTAACTGGATGAACCCAGTTCCGGAAACTGGGATAAATTTGGAAACGTGGCAAGCTGCAAAGGAACTTAAACTAATTCCCTGTTTAGAGGTACTGGCAGCGAAAATCTTACTAGGAATAGAATCCGGTATACAGAGTCTTTTGCAAGAAGGAGTAAATATATTATTGACTCGCTATCAACAGTTGCTTGCAAATGTAGGCGATCGCGTCTACGTCAACAACCTTGCAGGCACTATAGTTGGTGTCACACCTACTGGGGAACTGCATGTAATCATGGATACATCTGAATCTTCACAAGCAACAAAACCAGAAATTTACCTTCAGCCCGGTATAATCAGTTTGGGCTATTGTACATCACCGAATCAGTGAACAGTGAACAGTGTAGACGCGCTCATAGGCTTCCCGTAGGGTATCAAGTTGAAAAAGAATTCAGAAGCCAGAATCCTTTGAATGGGGATTCAAATCCAAGACGAGTTCGCCAGTCGCACAGAATTCAATTGGAGAATTCTGCCTCCTGAGTTCTCTGTGTTAAAAAATGATAAGCAAGCCCATAACTTTATTTCGATAAACTGATAACTGATAACTGTACAGACGTGATTAATCGCGTCTCTAACTGATAACTGGTTAAACAATTTGTTTAGGCAAACTACGTACTTACACTTAATACCAAAACAAATGACGCACCACAATAACTCTGCCCCCAAACGTTTGCATCACTTATGGCGGCGATCGCTGCCAGCACAGAGTCTCTGTTTGCTTGGTAGCTTCAGCCTTCTCAGCAGTGGCATGGTGCTTGCCCAAACAGAATCGGCTATAGATAGTATTGTTCCCACAACTGAAAACTCTCCAACTGTTAAACAACATACTGTTGAGCGTAGCCAAATTGTCATTATTCCAGAAAAACCTGACTCCCAACCAGAATTTTCCCAGCGTCGGAGTAAACTCAGACAAAGATTGCGACAGCAACAGGCTTCCCAAACCCCAGCAACAGTCAGAGTTAGGAAGTCCAAACCAGAAGTGTCAACTTCTCAATCACAACAGAGAGTGAGAATTTCTCAACCGAATAATTCCCCTGTCGTCATCACACAGGAAAAACCACAAGTAGAATTTACCGCCCCAATTCAACCTCGTCCGACACAACAAAAACTTCCTAAAGTTGCCCAACCTGTTAATAATTCTCCTAGCGCTACTAGTGCCACACCAGGAAAATCCAAAGACTACAATAACGCTTATATTGACCCCACAGATTATAATCCCACAGCTAAATATGAAGCTCCTAGTAGCGTCATAGCTACAGAGCGTTCCAGTGGTTGTAAAGCTGTATTACGACAAGGAGTTGCTAGCAACAGTTGTGGTAGTAATCACTCTGGCGTAAATGCCAAAACTGGAACACCTAGTTGGCTAAAGAAAAGTCAAAATGTCCAGATAGCTGCAATTCCAGTCACAAAACGGCTAGCCACCAAAAAGGAAAAAAATCCTGGTTGGCGTCCACCCGGAATTGTTTCTCAGGTAATCTCTAGTACTGGTTTGCGTTCTAAGCAAGTTGCTAATCTGGGTACTACCAAAAGCAATTATCACCCTAATCGCTTCATTCCTACTCCTAACAACTTTTCTCCCACAACCAGAGTTAGTGATGTGCCACTCGCACCCAGTGCTGGAACTTTAACAGCACCGATGACAGCTGACAATCTCGCGCCCCGTCCTAGCGTGGTAGCTTACGATATTCCCCTAGCCACAACATTACCACAAATCGCCTATAGAGCCATTTATGGTAATAGAGTCGTGATTGGTGGTACAGGATTGATGTACCCCCTTGCGATTCCCTCGCCGATTACCTCATTGTTTGGTTGGCGCATCCATCCAATTACAGGCGATCGCCGTTTCCACGCTGGTATGGACATTGGGGCGGCAACAGGAACACCTATTTTAGCAGCATATTCTGGTCAAGTAGAAGTTGCTGATTGGGTTGGTGGTTATGGTCAAGCTGTGATCCTCAACCACAACAACGCCCTACAAACCCTATATGGTCACATGTCCCAAATCCTTGTTCAACCTGGCCAACGGGTAGAAAGGGGAACTGTGATCGGTTTAGTAGGCAGTACAGGTAACTCTACAGGCCCTCACCTCCACTTTGAAGTCCGCCAACTTACACCTCAAGGATGGGTTGCTGTCGACCCAGGCGCACAAATACAATCTGCCCTTGGTCAATTAGAACAAAGCACACAGACAGCCCAGGTAAATCAGGAAGTAGGGACTAGGAATTAGAAAGAGGACATGGGAGACAAGGGGACACGGGAGACATGGGAGACATGGGAGACAAGGAGGACAAGGAGGTATTTATCCATAATATTGCCCCAATCCCCACTTCTCACACTCCTCACACTCCCCATCACCCCACCTCCCCATTTCCCCAATCACAAATACCCGTGTTCAGCAAGGAATGCGGGTGTGATTTCTTCGCGACTGGCGTTTGTGGGAAATTTGAGAAAATTTTCTACGTATTTGCCGAGAATATCGCCTTCGAGATTCACCCAACT
Above is a genomic segment from Fischerella sp. JS2 containing:
- a CDS encoding peptidoglycan DD-metalloendopeptidase family protein is translated as MTHHNNSAPKRLHHLWRRSLPAQSLCLLGSFSLLSSGMVLAQTESAIDSIVPTTENSPTVKQHTVERSQIVIIPEKPDSQPEFSQRRSKLRQRLRQQQASQTPATVRVRKSKPEVSTSQSQQRVRISQPNNSPVVITQEKPQVEFTAPIQPRPTQQKLPKVAQPVNNSPSATSATPGKSKDYNNAYIDPTDYNPTAKYEAPSSVIATERSSGCKAVLRQGVASNSCGSNHSGVNAKTGTPSWLKKSQNVQIAAIPVTKRLATKKEKNPGWRPPGIVSQVISSTGLRSKQVANLGTTKSNYHPNRFIPTPNNFSPTTRVSDVPLAPSAGTLTAPMTADNLAPRPSVVAYDIPLATTLPQIAYRAIYGNRVVIGGTGLMYPLAIPSPITSLFGWRIHPITGDRRFHAGMDIGAATGTPILAAYSGQVEVADWVGGYGQAVILNHNNALQTLYGHMSQILVQPGQRVERGTVIGLVGSTGNSTGPHLHFEVRQLTPQGWVAVDPGAQIQSALGQLEQSTQTAQVNQEVGTRN
- a CDS encoding biotin--[acetyl-CoA-carboxylase] ligase, coding for MGLDQQRLEVALKGERQYIYLPFHLHIFESVASTNQILWELLKQGAEQGSVVIATQQTAGRGQWGRNWISPTGGLYLSVLITPNIAASHSYQLTLATAWGIANQLRKSGVDVGIKWPNDLVINRRKLGGILTETKVHQGRITQAVIGVGINWMNPVPETGINLETWQAAKELKLIPCLEVLAAKILLGIESGIQSLLQEGVNILLTRYQQLLANVGDRVYVNNLAGTIVGVTPTGELHVIMDTSESSQATKPEIYLQPGIISLGYCTSPNQ
- a CDS encoding AraC family transcriptional regulator; translated protein: MLNYCEEFTEQKPLIVDFQQEGASRQVFNYPPLLTSYNSGWSNIYFEHHYQPSYDTPEHRLTMHAISTTLCSTPSERWLDGYRQTEYQTVGTIAIIPAGTLHRCLWEENVQFMFVAIEPKLLFSLGAEVDAPEDIELIPQFATKRDPLIQGILLSLQEELNSNIQANNLYVEQLTTTLVIHLLKKYCVRQPVIIANGDGLSKQKLRKTLEYIHAHLNQDIKLADLAGSVGMSQYYFVRLFKQSMGIAPYQYVIQQRVEKAKQLLKQGKVTITDIALQCGFANQSHFTKHFRQITGVTPKVYQQL
- the pgeF gene encoding peptidoglycan editing factor PgeF — encoded protein: MHTWHWQTWEEMSYLTCSLLKAWPHGFFTQHFWPRSPEELTMVLHPDASGYRLKQVHGNTVLTPSEIATQLLSTDDRVDQEDNCVLASADGLVSEQPLQALWVASADCTPVLIADENTLQVAAVHAGWRGTAAKIVPQAIARLQAQGSKIEDLRIAMGPAIAGEVYQVSTQVAAQLGITIIPHPDENTIVEALYELPNSPLFPDPNPGKVRLDVRRINFLQMEKLGISPEQIAIAPYCTYQTPEHFFSYRRDKQKKVQWSGIVSRQGIGDRGLGIGD